ATCTATTAAATCTGTGTTTATATTAGCGCTTAATCTTATCTTTTGGACTTTGATAACGTCATTTTCTTTGTGTAATATTAACCCTTTTTGTACTTGAAATTTTTGTAAATTATTGATTAATAAACCAGTCATTGCAAGTGTTAATTTATGCTCTCTTGTGATTTTTTTACCTTGCCTAGCTAATACAGGTTGATATGCAAAATTCCCCCAAATACTCTCTCCTGAGGTCTTCCTTAGTATCGGTAAATTTGCCTTGATAATTCTATTTTTAATTAGAGGATATTTAATTCTGACTCCATAAGCAATATTTTTCCCTTCTTCACAAGCTTGAATTCCTATCCCATAACTTTTTTGTGAGAGATTATCAAAGCAGTCGATTTGATGATTTAATTGAAGTGTGCTATGAGCCGTCCACAATTTTTTTTGTTTATCACCATAAATATCAAGCCACGCTTTTCTTCTGCATCTAATCCAACTCCTTAAAAGGTGATCATTAATTGGTTTGGATCTATTACATTTCATACTTAGAGAATAATCCGCATTTCTTTAAGAACAAAGTTTCTCCAATATAAAGATGAAAAAGAAAAAGTTGAATCTCACTAAGGAAAAAATTTCTTTCGGAACAGATGGATGGAGGGGGATATTAGGAGTTGAGTTCACCTTGGAAAGATTACTTAAAGTTGCAGCAGCAGCAGCTCAACAGCTTGCTTATGTGAAAGAGAAAAAAAATAATAAAATAATCATTGGTTATGACCGACGTTTCCTAGCAGAGGAGATGGCCGAGGCGGTCGCATCTGCTGTTAGAGGAGTTGATTTAGTCCCTTTGTTGGCTTCTTCCGCGCTGCCAACTCCCTCTTGTAGCTGGGGGATAGTTGAAGAAAATGCACTTGGTGCATTAGTGATTACCGCAAGTCACAACCCATGCGAATGGTTGGGTTTGAAAATTAAAGGTCCCTTTGGAGGCTCAGTTGATAGCTCTTTTACCGATTCTGTTCAAAAAAGATTAGATGCTGGGGGGATATCAATTCCAATCGAAGGCGTAACGGAGAGAGTTGATTTTCGAAAACAACATATTTTGGGGATTAGTCAGAAATTTGACATGCATTTGATTTCTGATGGCTTGAGGAAATTAGGTGTGAAAATTTTTGTCGATCCAATGCATGGATCTGCGGCGGGCTGCATGTCTGAATTATTTGGAGTTGATAGTGAAGAGCTTATTTATGAAATAAGAACTGAAAGAGACCCATGCTTTGGTGGGAATCCTCCAGAACCTTTGAAGGCTTACCTATCGCAATTAATAAAAGAAGTACAGGATGAATTCGAGGCAGGACAGTTATCCATGGGCCTGGTTTTTGATGGAGATGGAGATCGAATTGCGGCAATAGATGAAAAAGGTAGATATTGCAATACGCAGTTATTAATGCCTGTCTTGATAGATCATTTGGCAAGAGTTAGAAATATGCCAGGTTGCGTTGTAAAAACTGTAAGTGGCTCGGACTTGATGAGATTGGTTGCGGAGGATTTAGGGAGAGTAGTGCACGAAAAGCCAGTTGGGTTTAAATATATTGCTGAAGAAATGCTTTCAAGAGAAGTTCTTATTGGAGGAGAGGAGTCAGGGGGGGTTGGGTTTGGACATCACTTGCCAGAACGTGATGCTTTGTTTACCACTTTGCTTTTGATGGAGTCAATAGTTGCTGATGGTAAATGTTTAGGTGAGAAAATAGATTCTCTTCATGCTCGTTTTGGTAAGAGTCATTTCGAACGTATTGATTTAACTCTCAAAGACATGGAGATGAGAAGGTCCGTGGAAGATTTTTTGAAACAGAAAACTCCATCTTCAATTGGCCATAAATCAGTTTTAGAGGTTATTTCAACTGATGGAATAAAACTCATACTTGATAAAAGTCATTGGCTGATGTTCCGTTTTTCTGGAACAGAGCCTCTTTTAAGAATTTATTGTGAAGCGCCATCCAGTGCAGAAGTTACTTCAACTTTGTATTATGCAAAGCAACTTATAGCTAATAGTTTTGGATAATCTCCCTCTGGTAATTGCTAGTGGCAATAAGGGTAAAATAGGAGAATTTAAAAAACTTTTGGACGGTTTTCCATTTGATTTATTGACTCAACCTGTTGGTTTTGAGATTGAGGAAACAGGAAATACATTTATGGAAAATGCAAGAATCAAGGCCATTGCTGTTAGTCAAGCAACAGGTAATTTCTCTCTTTCTGACGACTCTGGATTAAGTGTTGAGGCTCTTGGAGGGGCTCCAGGTATTTATTCTTCTAGGTATGCAAGTTCAGACAAGGAAAGAATTGAAAAACTATTAGCCGAGTTAAAACCTTTTTCAAATAGAAAAGCTAAATTTGAATGTGCATTATGTATTGCTAGTGGAGAAAAAGTGTTGATAGAAGTTTCAGGCTTTTGCGAAGGTCTAATAACTTTTTCCCCGAAAGGGAAAAATGGGTTTGGTTATGATCCGATTTTTGAAGTTTCTGGATTAGGTGAAACTTATGCAGAAATGGATCACGACAAAAAGAAGCATATTGGTCATAGGGGGAATGCATTCAAATTGCTCATACCAGAATTGAAAAAACTATTGGGTTCAATAAAAAAGTAGTTTTAGTTTTTAATTTTCAACCCAACTTCCGTGTAATCCATGTGGTATGGAAATAGGAACTTCAAGAATAGCTTTTTCAGTCAGATCTTTAGAATCAAGGATTATTAAATCAGTTCCTGATCTAATACTATTCCAAACCAATACGACAACCCATCCATTGTCTTCTTCAGATTTTGATTCTTGGGAAGGAATAAATATAGGCTCACTTACAAAACCTCTTGGAGCGGCACTCCAACTTATTTCTTCCTCTTTTAAGGAATCGAATTTTTTAATAGCTTGTAGTGGTCCATTCCCTTCCTTTTTTTCAGCGGTTGCCATCCAACTGAACCGGGACTTTAGCCCTTCAAAATAGGGGTTAACCATTGCAAATTCACAACATTGTTTACTCAATGTGGAACAGTTAAATGTGTTTTTATTGGGATTTATTTCACATCTTTTTAAAATTCCTTCTGGTAAAAGATC
The sequence above is drawn from the Prochlorococcus marinus str. MIT 1013 genome and encodes:
- the rdgB gene encoding RdgB/HAM1 family non-canonical purine NTP pyrophosphatase, producing the protein MDNLPLVIASGNKGKIGEFKKLLDGFPFDLLTQPVGFEIEETGNTFMENARIKAIAVSQATGNFSLSDDSGLSVEALGGAPGIYSSRYASSDKERIEKLLAELKPFSNRKAKFECALCIASGEKVLIEVSGFCEGLITFSPKGKNGFGYDPIFEVSGLGETYAEMDHDKKKHIGHRGNAFKLLIPELKKLLGSIKK
- a CDS encoding phosphoglucomutase/phosphomannomutase family protein, translated to MKKKKLNLTKEKISFGTDGWRGILGVEFTLERLLKVAAAAAQQLAYVKEKKNNKIIIGYDRRFLAEEMAEAVASAVRGVDLVPLLASSALPTPSCSWGIVEENALGALVITASHNPCEWLGLKIKGPFGGSVDSSFTDSVQKRLDAGGISIPIEGVTERVDFRKQHILGISQKFDMHLISDGLRKLGVKIFVDPMHGSAAGCMSELFGVDSEELIYEIRTERDPCFGGNPPEPLKAYLSQLIKEVQDEFEAGQLSMGLVFDGDGDRIAAIDEKGRYCNTQLLMPVLIDHLARVRNMPGCVVKTVSGSDLMRLVAEDLGRVVHEKPVGFKYIAEEMLSREVLIGGEESGGVGFGHHLPERDALFTTLLLMESIVADGKCLGEKIDSLHARFGKSHFERIDLTLKDMEMRRSVEDFLKQKTPSSIGHKSVLEVISTDGIKLILDKSHWLMFRFSGTEPLLRIYCEAPSSAEVTSTLYYAKQLIANSFG